The window TCTGAGGATGATGAGGACAATTCAGTAATTCCACTTGATCCGGAAGATGAAGACGACGGAACAAGATTCAAATCAGttgttcttcttccttttttcagAAAATCGTAGAAAACGGGCTTTGGTTtcatagttgttgttgttgttgatgttGTGTTCTTCGGTTTCTTCACTCTATTTTCGTTCGTAATCTGATTGTTTTCGTCGTTTTTGTTGCTTCTTTTCTTCAAGAATATGCGGCAAAGAACCCAATTTTCCATCGGCTACAATAAGATTCATACAAAAGTGTATCAGAAACTAAAATCTTGAATAAAGCTTTGAACTTTATGTCGTAGTGATGTTAAAATCCAAATCGAAGAAAACCCGTTATAAATTAGCGACATAATGACGAGATTTGACCATAATTTACCATGACCCGCATAACGAAAGATTAATGACGTTAAAATCTAAATCAAAGAAAACCCGTTATGAAATTATGTAGTGATGTTAAAATCCAAATCAAAGAAAACCTGTTATGAAATTCACGAAATAATGACGGAAAATGTAATTTGACCATAATTTACGGTGACCCACATAATGAAAGTGTAATAATATAGCGTTGGTTGGTTAGTTTTTTGTTGTTTTGAATCAAACAGTAGATATAAAGTGTTTAATTAGAATTAAAAAACAACAGTCTATGTTGCTTTTGAATTACAACACTAATAATACTATGGTCTAAAGTTTTGAACTTTACACGTTAAAGTCCTGATCAAAGAAAACCCGTTGTAAAATTAATGGAATAATGACGAGAAAAAGTTATTTGACCATCATTTACGGTGACCCACATAATGAAAGAGTAATGATGTAGTGTCGGTTTGGTTCttcttttgttgttttgtttCAAATGGTAGATATAGAATGTTTGATTAGAATTaagaaacaaattaaaaaaacccGTCATAAATTAACAGAATAATGACAAGAAAAAGTTATTTGATCATATATTACGGTGATCTACATAAAGACAAGAGTAATGATTTAGTGTCGGTTTGGCTCTCTTTTTTGTTGTTTTGATTTAAATGGTGGATACGAAGTGCTTGGTTAGAATTAAGAAACAACTGCCATATGCTGCTCGGAAACTAGTGCTCTAAGTTTCGTGTCTGCATTATTTGTGTTCCCATTTCCTagctatgttttttttttttaaatagcgTTTTCAGTGTCGGTTTCTGTTCTCATGCAGACATAGACAACTGTTAATAGTTATTTCTATCAGTTGCACGGAAACGGACACCGGAAACTACTGTTCACTACTGGTCCCAAGTCTAGTGTCTGCTTTATTTCTGGTATCCGTGTCTGTTTCCGTGCAAACATTGACAGCTGTCAATAATCATTTTGATAGCATCTTCCAGTGTTGCATGGAAACAGACACCGCAGATGTAAACATCTAAACAACAGCAACAACAGACAACAGCAAAACCAAATAAACTTGTAGTCAAACTTATCATTTCACAATAACGTTTCCGGTCTCCGCATTTGTGCCCGTGCAAACATAAATAGTTATTTCCATCAACTAACATCTTcatatgttgcacggacacggaaaacattatttctaaaccATATCTTCATAAAATAGacttcaaacaaaaacagaCACAAATACCGACAAATAAACTTATCATTTCGCTAAGTTTTTAAACGGAAACCGATATGAAAAACATTATTTCTACAACATATCTTCATAAAATAGACTCCAAACAAAAACCGACACGAACACCAACACTAAAATGCTACTAAAAACAAGTATCCCTACAACACAGACATCTAAACAACAACCGAACCAAACAAACTCATCATTTCGTTCCATTTTTAACCCGTTTTTCTTCGATTTCGGATTTTAACGTTACAATAACATAAAATTCGAAAACTTTTATATCACGAAACGAAGTTTAAACAccattaaagctgtctcacctTGGTTTCAGCAGTAGTAGTAGACACTAGTCTGTACTCATGCATAATCCAATCAGTTCTAGTGCCATTTGGGGGTTTTCCTCTATAAAAAACTAGAGTTTTCTTCATACCCACAACTTCATTTCCTTTACAACTTGTAATTTCCTTATCAATTCCTGTTGCTTTCCAGTACCCAGAACATGTTGCTCTGTTAGATCTGTTTCCATTTGGATACTTTGCTTCTCTTGTGCTGAAAAAATACCTCTCCTGCTCCAAATCACCTGAAAAACACCCCCAAATTTTCAATTTATAAGCATTATGAAGcagaattgaaaaaaaacccCAAAAAAACCCCCAAATTTTCAATTTATAAGCATTATGAAGCAGGATTGAagcaattgaaaaaaaaaacccaagaAAACCCCCAAATTTTCAATTTGTAAGCATTATGAAGCAGAATTGGAAAAACCCCCAAAAAACCCCCAAATTTTCAATTTGTAAGCATTATGAAGAAGAATTGAAGCAATTGAAAAAAGAACCCCCAAATTTTCAATTTATAAGCATTATGAAGCAGAATTGAAGCAATTGAAAATAACCCCCCAAAAACACCCCCAATTTTTCAATTTGTAAGCATCATGAAAAGAGGGAAAAGAGGGCCAGCCTTGTCGCAACggtaaatatttatattatcgTTAGGAACTGCCTTTTACGAAAAGAAAAATTGCTAGGGAAAGATTTGTCCCAAATACATCCTTATAGTGGGATCCCACCCCAACCCTCGCTTAGCCGGGAAGCGTAGTGCAAAGAACTGCCCTTTTTATGAAGAAGAATTGAAgcaattggaaaaaaaaaaacccccaaATTTTCAATTTATAAGCATTATGAAGAAGAACTGAAAA is drawn from Euphorbia lathyris chromosome 9, ddEupLath1.1, whole genome shotgun sequence and contains these coding sequences:
- the LOC136205773 gene encoding NAC domain-containing protein 83; protein product: MEKLNFVKNGVLRLPPGFRFHPTDEELVLQYLKKKVFAFPLPASIIPEVDVCKSDPWDLPGDLEQERYFFSTREAKYPNGNRSNRATCSGYWKATGIDKEITSCKGNEVVGMKKTLVFYRGKPPNGTRTDWIMHEYRLVSTTTAETKPMENWVLCRIFLKKRSNKNDENNQITNENRVKKPKNTTSTTTTTMKPKPVFYDFLKKGRRTTDLNLVPSSSSSGSSGITELSSSSSDEHEEENSSCNSFPFFRRKP